The segment CCTCGGCACGCAGGTTCAGTAGCGCCTCCCGAACCGGGGTGACGCTGATGCCGAGGTCGAGCGCCAACTGGTCCAGGCGCAGGTACTCCCCGGCGCGGTAGGTCCCGTCGAAGATCCGGCGCCGCACCACCCGGGCGACGTCGTCGGACAGTTGCGGGCGGGCCGCGAAGTCAGGTTCTCCCGCCCGCTCCAACCGCCCCGGCGCGTCAGACCCGGTACTCATCGAGCAGATTCTTGCTGATGATCGTCTTCTGGATCTCGCTGGTGCCCTCACCGATCAGCAGGAACGGCGCATCGCGCATCAGCCGCTCGATCTCGTACTCCTTGGAGTATCCGTATCCCCCATGGATTCGGAAGCTCTGCTGAGTGACCTCCGCGCAGTACTCGCTGGCCAGGTACTTCGCCATCCCGGACGCCACATCATTGCGCTCACCGGAGTCCTTGAGCCGAGCGGCGTGCACCATCATCAGGTGCGCGGCCTCGACCTTGGTGGCCATCTCGGCGAGTTGGAACGCGATCGCCTGATGCTCGGCGATCGGCTTGCCGAAGGTTTCCCGTTGCTGTGCATAGCGAATGGCGAGTTCGAAGGCCCGCAGCGCGACGCCGCACGCGCGCGCCGACACATTGACCCGGCCGACCTCGACCCCGTCCATCATCTGGAAGAAGCCCTTCCCGGGCGCCTCCCCCAGCACATCGGACGCCGCCGCCCGGTAGCCGTCGAAGATCAGTTCCGTGGTGTCGATACCCTTGTATCCCAGCTTGTCGAGCTTGCCCGGAATGGTCAGCCCCGGTAGCACCTCGCCGAACCCGGACGGCTTCTCGATCAAGAACGCGGTCAGGTTGCGGTGCGGTTTATCGGCTCCCTCATCGGTTTTCACCAGTGCAGCCACCAAAGTCGAACTGCCACCGTTGGTCAGCCACATCTTCTGCCCGCTGATCACGTACTCGTCACCGTCGCGGACCGCTCTGGTGCGGATTGCCGC is part of the Mycobacterium adipatum genome and harbors:
- a CDS encoding acyl-CoA dehydrogenase family protein, whose protein sequence is MTRLAHTPGLTDVQAEIVTTVRQFVDKEIIPNAQELEHTDTYPQHIVDKMREMGLFGLMIPEEYGGLGESLLTYALCVEELARGWMSVSGVINTHFIVAYMIRQHGTDAQKQHYLPRMATGEVRGAFSMSEPELGSDVAAIRTRAVRDGDEYVISGQKMWLTNGGSSTLVAALVKTDEGADKPHRNLTAFLIEKPSGFGEVLPGLTIPGKLDKLGYKGIDTTELIFDGYRAAASDVLGEAPGKGFFQMMDGVEVGRVNVSARACGVALRAFELAIRYAQQRETFGKPIAEHQAIAFQLAEMATKVEAAHLMMVHAARLKDSGERNDVASGMAKYLASEYCAEVTQQSFRIHGGYGYSKEYEIERLMRDAPFLLIGEGTSEIQKTIISKNLLDEYRV